From Sediminibacterium sp. TEGAF015, a single genomic window includes:
- a CDS encoding sugar transferase, which translates to MYRNFIKPVADFFFSLLLLICLSPIIILTILFLFFENKGDVFFLQQRPGYKGKPFLIIKFKTMVDAYDQDGNLLPDEQRITNVGKLVRSNSLDELLQLLNVLKGEMSLVGPRPLLMQYMSRYSTEQAKRHDVKPGITGWAQVNGRNAISWDQKFKYDIEYIETQRFFLDLKILWMTFTNVIKRKDISSEGHATMEEFKG; encoded by the coding sequence ATGTATCGAAATTTTATTAAACCCGTTGCAGATTTCTTTTTTTCACTATTGTTATTGATTTGTCTCTCACCTATTATAATACTGACGATACTCTTTCTTTTTTTTGAAAACAAAGGAGATGTTTTCTTTTTACAACAAAGACCTGGTTATAAGGGGAAGCCATTTTTAATTATTAAGTTCAAAACGATGGTTGATGCGTACGATCAAGATGGGAATTTATTACCAGACGAACAAAGAATTACTAACGTTGGGAAATTAGTACGATCTAATTCACTTGACGAGTTATTGCAACTATTGAATGTTTTAAAGGGCGAAATGAGTTTAGTAGGTCCACGACCGTTATTAATGCAATATATGTCTAGATATTCAACTGAGCAGGCAAAACGCCACGATGTTAAACCTGGCATAACAGGTTGGGCACAGGTGAATGGGAGAAATGCTATTAGTTGGGATCAAAAGTTTAAGTATGATATTGAATATATAGAAACACAAAGGTTTTTTTTAGATTTGAAAATTCTTTGGATGACATTTACTAATGTTATTAAAAGAAAGGATATTAGTTCCGAGGGGCATGCAACAATGGAAGAATTTAAAGGCTAA